A window of Gorilla gorilla gorilla isolate KB3781 chromosome 5, NHGRI_mGorGor1-v2.1_pri, whole genome shotgun sequence genomic DNA:
GTGTTTGATGCTATTACTGAtagcaataatagtaataattgatgctattaataatagtaatagcatCAATGGTTATTATGAGCAACAATGATTTAAAACACACTGACTCCCCaatagaaaaacagacaaaatcagAATTCACAGAAGAAATCCAAATGACCATTAAAcagaaaaagtttaattttactaataatagaatacatttaaaattaaaagtgaggcatattttcatttattagacTGACCAAAATGAGTGCTGGCAGAGGTGGAAAGAGATGGTATTCAAATGTTGGTGATGGAAGGGGAAATTGGTACATCCTTTTTGGAGGCAGTCAAAATGTCAAATGTATATTCCCTTTGATTCAGACATTCTGCTTCTGGGAAGTTATTTAGTTGAGCAGAAGAAATACATAGGTAGGCAAAGCTTTGTATATAAGCATGTTTACTGCAGTATCATTGACAGCACTGTAATATTAGAAATGATCTATTTCTCCAACTACAGATTGAATAAATTCAAAATAGGATACTGAttcattctcttttaaaaattatatatatacatatatatgtgtgtgtgtacataaccctaacacacacacacatacacacacatgagaaagagaaaatagagaaaatagtgTGCAGTGATTATCTCTGGGATGTAGGAATGGGAGGAAAAAAGATTTTgactttttgctttatgtattattGTAGTATttggtcttcttttaaaaaaatcactggtatcacttatataattttttaaaaagtaaacctaGGGAATTTATGGTTCACTTCTGGAATGGAAACTAGCCAGCAATATACTTCAACTGAGTACTAACTgtatactgaaaatatttttgtgaagagttcattggataCTAGATATTTTTCTTCGAGGTAAAGCAGTTTTTAGCATGTCCAAAACTCATGAATTAAAGTATGTTTCATACTCAGAAGCCAAGTAAACTATGAACAAGATTATTCTGTATATAACATGGTTGATATATGCAGTCAACTAATGACAGACTTGGGACGATGAGGCAAGTTTAAGTTCTTAGGCCCAAAATACAATCTGGAGGAGGAACTTTGTTTTTGTTCATAAGCACAATATAAAAGCGTCTAAGGCCCAAAGGAACAACAGCTTCTTTGCAGGAGTCCCTGAGCAGCACAGGCACTACCTGCCATCTTAAAAGATTCAAGTCTTCATTTAAGACGGATGCCCAGAATTCAGCTTTCCTGGAGTGCTTATGCAGTTACCAAACTTCTCAGgttgcaaacaacaacaaaaaattacatgTATAAAATAACTCCTCTGTTCCTGGCACTGCTATGTCCTTTCATAGACATAAAGACACTGTTTAAAATTCAAGACTCCAGCCTGGATTTTCTCCTTCCAGTAAGTCAAATACACTCCACATCCCTATTTCTTATCCTAGAAAGGAGCTCTAATAATACCCATGCCAACTCCATTCTCAAACTGATGCAAGGCTGAAACATGCTCATGTTGGGTAAAGCACTTTCAAAGCTGTGAAGTTCTCAACTGAATGCGAAGGATTTTGTACAAATGTGACTAGTATTTATCATTTCGAAAGTGGGAGATTTTCAAAGTTGAGCCTTAgtttatggtgtttttttttttttttaactagcttTGATTTAGCAGCACTATATCCTATttataaggattttaaaaaattagtgctTTATGAAGTTTTATTATACAGTAATCATTGCTGGCCACTTCTGGTATAAAGTGAATTAGATGTAATTCTTCTACATTAGCATTCATAggtgattttattaaaatagtaaCAATGTTAAAGGccagaaaattaagaaacaattttatttgaCTTATTGGAGATACCGCTATGGCAAGGTCTATCAAAATTCTTTATATCTTCTGcaacaataaaatgaaacactCCCAAAATGCAGTAAAGATACTAAGAGTCAGGTATTCTGCAGACAagtaaaccttttattttaaaccACAAATAGTCAGCAGGTGGCCACAACTATCCATGTTTCATTAAAATCACATAAAACCTAGGTACAAAAGCACCACTGATTATTGCTCTAGAAAAACTGCATGAAAAATTCAAATATGCACAGTAAAAACACCACAGTATGCACAGGACTAAATTTTAAAGCAAGTGCATGGAATGCTGAATCAATCTTACACACAGCTTCCAATATTTAactgatatttattttacttgagGATGATGTAAATTTCCAAAAAGCATGACTATGAGACGATAAAATGTCCATCCTTATATATTTTCGTATGCCAACTAGTAGAGTCCTAAAAAATTAGCATTTACAAAATACTTGgtaaaaatagcttttaaaagttGTCCCAAGAGATACATAAAATCAACCCCAATTTTTCATGACAATTCATTCTCCCTCGTTATCTACAGATTCAGTTTTCTGTGCctgtgaaaaagaaaggaaaaaaaaaatatagttacTACTGAAACTACTATAAGCAAAGGAAATTCCACCCACCAACACACACAGTtttgaacatttgttttcttttttttttttccagctttactgCAAAACCTGTTTCAACTCTAAGTGAAGAAGACAAGGCAGGAATATATTACACAAacactttgtttcatttattgcTTTCTGCTTCTCAAACAACCACAGAAGCCTTACCTGCAAGCTCCCACTCTtcataatgattaaaaaaaaaaaaaaccaccacactACTATCTGATTCTagtcactgcaaacatgcagaaTTTTCTACTGTACCCTTAACTCTCACTGTTTCAATCTGCCCCTTTACTGACAGTGTGCTGGGTGGGGTGCCTCTGGAGGTTGAGACATTAACAGTTGAGCGAGAGATGTGGATCTGCAATAACATTACAGGCAATAAAAAGAGACATTAAGAACGTGCTATCACCGGCTGAAGGATTGAGAAATTTCTTTAAAGACACTGATTCAATCAGTGGGAGGTATTTATGGAAAGTACCTCTTCAGCTTTAGTTTCACCATTTTCAGATGGTGCAGTACCTTCCTTTCCAGCTTCctgcttttcctccttcttccctttaGCACCTCTGCTAATCTTTGCTCCAGGTTCTTTCTAACAGAGGATCAAAGCACAGTGAAAGAGAATGTTAGACATGGTGTGATGATGGCTAAAATCAATCAGCCTCTGTCCAAACACAAGGTGAAGTACAACCGTTACCATCATGGTGGCCTTTATGGAGACACGGGAGCCTAATTTTGCTGGGTTTCAACTGAGTTACACTGCACAAATATGAGTCTCTGTGAAAATGTAGTAACAGGTTGCACAGAAAGTCCAGTGTACTTTCTCTTCTGTGGAAAACACAATGATTCCTCTCCTGGATTTGTTCAGTGGACCTCCCCTCCAGTAAGGGGAGAAGTGGTTCTGCCACGGAGAGAGCAGCAGCAGGACTTGGGGAAGGAGGAAGCAGAGCTGGGGAAGAACCCAGCCAGGGGGTGGCTCTGTGGCTGCTTTCCAATGAACCCCTCACGTGGAGACATGTGGCTTGCATGACTAGAAAGCTGGGAAGGTGCAGGGAAATGAAGCCCAGATGAAGAAAAGTTCCTAATTTTAAGACCAAACAACAAAAGTGAGTTCTGTTTCTGAAATCACCTACTCATGCCACTATACACATAAGTTTTAAACAATTCACATGGGACAATACCAAAGGGCAGAGTGCAGAAAAGCCATTTTGGGTAAGTTCCCTAAGAATTctgtacttcagtttcctcatctgcaaaacaggatATTTGTATCTACTTCAACAGAGTTGATGTGAGGGTCATATGAGTAAAGCAATCAACCTTATCTGCCATACTATAAGGGCCTTATAAATGCTAATATTACCTGCTggcattattatattattattattagacctCAGACTGGCCTGCGAAATCCAGTTAGATGAAGTCAGAAGCCCCTTCCCAAATTCCTCCCATAGTGGGGCAGTGCTGCCAGGGCCCAAACTCATCCCTGCTGTGTGCCACATGAACCACATGTTCACGAGGCTGCTGCCAAACCCCCTTCGGACATGAGGCTTCTCAGAGCAACATCTCTGACTTCCTGTGCCTCACTGACCAAATGGAAAACACACTCCTATTAACGCAGAAAACTGTGCTTTATGCCTTTAAGCAAGCCCGTAACAGTGGTAATGGTTTTAGTTTGGATCATTAAATACGGCCTTTCTTTGAATGATTCTGAGGTAGGgaattataatttattcattgTTTAAAAAGCCAAAAGTGGGAAACAGCACTTCTTACCTTAGCAGATGTTTTTCTTGGTTTGGGTTCAGGTTTTGGTGGAGCAGGTTTCTGCAAAGATAATTTAAATTAcacaaatactgaaaaaaaaaaactatcagcaccaaaagaaacacaaaaggacTAACAAAGACAACTATCCATTTTGACATGGCTTTGGTCATTAAAAAGTATTTCATCCTATTTTCAGCACCAGGTAACAGCATAAAGATCTCTGCATTTCATACCTATTTTCACCCTGGGTTCACAAGGGAACTGCAGGTGAGATCGAAAAGCCGACTCCTTATTCCCTGGTCCAGAATAGCTCTCCAGGAACAGGTCTAAGCTTCTATCTCCAATGTGTCTGTTCTTCCTTTTATCACAGCACAGCAGCAAGAGGAATGACTCAGGCCCATGGCCAAAGGACTCAATGAATTCAGTTGCACTGGCCTTCCTAACAGTCTAGAAATCACAGCACAATCACTAGCAAAGCCCAACTGGTAATGAAGACTGCTGCCTGTGAAGTATTTCAAAATCACTTCCAAATCCTTCCACTTCTAATGTAGATTTCGAGTTCTGTTGCCAAGCTTCTTCCTACTTTTATTCTCCCCAATGCCAGCTCAAGGTGAGAATCTCTTGTCTAACCAGATATGCTGGGCTCATTTGTGTCTAAAGGTTTTTATTGAGAACATCATTATAGTGATAAAATGTCTACTGTTAGCTCCCAAAGTTTAAAGTTTTTCACAGATATTATTAGCCAAACAGTCCCCTAGGAAACTATTTTTCTCCTGCCTCATGTGGTCCTCCTCCAGTTCCCATGAGCAGCACCTGCACACCGTGTGACCATGGACCCTCTGCCACACAATGCTTCAGCCCTGGCCAGCTTCCCAGGGGCCTGAGACCAGGTGGCACATGCGGATAACCGGGGAAAGATAACCATTTTACACCAGGAGTTTTCTGTGGATACTTTAGGGCAAATATTTCtctcatagaactagaaaaaagtgTACATCTCTCCTGGCACTAGAAGAAtggttttaaaatagaaaacactgGCCAGGGTCTCCCCctatggagaaaaatacatgTTCCTCCCTAGTGCCTCTAGGTAATTCACGTTCACACTGAATCTGCCCCTTTTCATCAAGGGCATAAAGTGAAATTGTAGACAGTTTGATTTCAGAAGATTGGCTGTTAGAAATGacctttcaaataaaaaaagaaaatcgagCTTGAAAAgttaagaaatgtttttattaatcttcttATCACCCTAAATCTGCAGGCCAAATACAGCAGCTTTCATGGCTCTTacattttcagaatttaaaacattttgtcatCCTAAGCTTTGATATACTGTATTAATATACATGTTTTCTCCATTTACAGTAAacaatttccttttatattattttctgtaggaCAGACCTTTCCCTCTGACCCAGCATTCAAGTGTTTTGATAGGACCAGGAAATGAGGTTTTGTAGTCTGTAATCCTGCTGGCCTCTGAGGAGGCTCTGTTTCGGTAGCACAGGGAATGATCTCAGTGGAAGGTGCTTATATTGCTGGTTTCTGGTGCTCAGGAAaagctttgttttaaattttggttttcatttgactTACCAGGTCTGTTCCCTTAACTGCCTGGAGATTCACAACAGCAACCCCAGCTCTTAAGTCCTCCTAGTGACTGACACCTCTtcctaatatggtttggctgtgtccccacttaaatctcatcttgaattgtaactcctacAACTCCCAGGTGTCATgcgaggaacccagtgggaggtgattgaattatgggggtgggtctttcctgcactgttctcatgattagcgaatgagtctcatgagatctgatggctttaataACAGGAGTTTCCCCGCACAAgcgctctctctctttgcctgccaccatccacgtaaGACATAATTTGCTCCTTTTGTCTTTCTCCATGATTGGGagccttccccagccacatggaaccatggaactgtaagtccaattaaacctttttcttttgtaaattgtccagtcttgggtatgtctttatcagcagcgtgaaaatggactaatacagtaaattggtaccagaagagtgg
This region includes:
- the HMGN3 gene encoding high mobility group nucleosome-binding domain-containing protein 3 isoform X2 → MPKRKSPENTEGKDGSKVTKQEPTRRSARLSAKPAPPKPEPKPRKTSAKKEPGAKISRGAKGKKEEKQEAGKEGTAPSENGETKAEEAQKTESVDNEGE
- the HMGN3 gene encoding high mobility group nucleosome-binding domain-containing protein 3 isoform X1 gives rise to the protein MPKRKSPENTEGKDGSKVTKQEPTRRSARLSAKPAPPKPEPKPRKTSAKKEPGAKISRGAKGKKEEKQEAGKEGTAPSENGETKAEEIHISRSTVNVSTSRGTPPSTLSVKGQIETVRVKGTEN
- the HMGN3 gene encoding high mobility group nucleosome-binding domain-containing protein 3 isoform X3, with protein sequence MPKRKSPENTEGKDGSKVTKQEPTRRSARLSAKPAPPKPEPKPRKTSAKKEPGAKISRGAKGKKEEKQEAGKEGTEN
- the HMGN3 gene encoding high mobility group nucleosome-binding domain-containing protein 3 isoform X4 → MPKRKSPENTEGKDGSKVTKQEPTRRSARLSAKPAPPKPEPKPRKTSAKKEPGAKISRGAKGKKEEKQEAGKEGTAPSENGETKAEEIHISRSTVNVSTSRGTPPSTLSVKGQIETVRVKGTVENSACLQ